The following proteins are encoded in a genomic region of Gossypium hirsutum isolate 1008001.06 chromosome D05, Gossypium_hirsutum_v2.1, whole genome shotgun sequence:
- the LOC107902364 gene encoding putative serine/threonine-protein kinase-like protein CCR3 — protein MDWCCKHHREYMKKNKHLVRLVGYCDEKDERLLVYECMKNGVVHDYLHDKNNVVKTSSLINSWKMRIKIALDAARGIEYLHNYTVPPIIHRDIKSSNILLDMNWTARVSDFRLSLMDPESDHNYKPMKAVGTVSYIDPEYYGLNVLTTKSDVYGLGVVMLELLTGKRAIFKNDDNGGTPISLVNYAVLAIMADELVKVLDHRVGPPELNETKAVELMA, from the coding sequence ATGGATTGGTGTTGTAAACACCATAGAGAATAtatgaagaaaaataaacattTGGTTAGGCTTGTTGGGTATTgtgatgaaaaagatgaaaggCTTTTGgtttatgaatgcatgaaaaaTGGTGTTGTTCATGATTATTTACATGATAAGAACAATGTTGTGAAAACTAGTAGTTTGATCAATTCTTGGAAAATGAGGATCAAAATCGCTTTGGATGCAGCTCGAGGGATCGAATATCTTCACAACTATACAGTTCCACCTATAATCCATAGAGATATAAAGTCATCCAACATCTTACTTGATATGAATTGGACAGCAAGAGTTTCAGATTTCAGACTTTCACTCATGGATCCAGAATCCGACCACAATTACAAGCCAATGAAGGCCGTGGGAACAGTCAGCTACATAGACCCTGAGTACTATGGCTTAAATGTATTAACAACAAAGAGTGATGTTTATGGACTTGGAGTTGTAATGCTAGAACTACTTACAGGAAAGAGAGCTATATTCAAGAATGATGACAATGGTGGTACCCCAATAAGCTTAGTGAATTATGCAGTGCTTGCAATTATGGCAGATGAATTGGTTAAGGTTTTGGACCACAGGGTTGGACCACCAGAGCTTAATGAAACTAAAGCAGTGGAACTAATGGCGTAA